Proteins co-encoded in one Desulfitobacterium hafniense DCB-2 genomic window:
- a CDS encoding P-loop NTPase encodes MIRAAIYGKGGIGKSTTTSNLAVALSGMGYKVMQIGCDPKADSTRMLTGGRAIPTVLELVRSRRDDLQVSDFVQEGYNGVLCVEAGGPMPGIGCAGRGIITAFDTLAEMKAYEVYQPDIVLYDVLGDVVCGGFAMPLRGEYTDVVFIVTSGEMMSMYAASNIAAALANFRSRDYARYGGLILNRRNVDKELELVQQLAAETQGELIAVIPRAAEIQKGEEQGKTVMEIFPETEIAQCYRTLARRFLHTVDKSTKPQVEF; translated from the coding sequence ATGATTAGAGCAGCTATTTACGGTAAGGGAGGGATTGGCAAGTCCACCACCACCTCCAATTTGGCAGTCGCCTTGAGCGGGATGGGCTATAAAGTGATGCAGATCGGCTGCGATCCCAAGGCGGATTCCACGCGGATGCTGACCGGGGGCCGAGCCATTCCCACCGTTTTGGAGCTGGTGCGGAGCAGACGGGATGACCTGCAGGTGAGCGACTTTGTGCAGGAGGGATATAACGGAGTGCTTTGTGTGGAAGCAGGGGGTCCTATGCCCGGCATCGGCTGTGCGGGACGGGGAATTATCACCGCTTTTGATACCTTGGCGGAAATGAAGGCTTATGAAGTCTACCAGCCGGATATTGTGCTTTACGATGTGCTGGGAGATGTGGTCTGCGGCGGCTTTGCCATGCCTCTGCGGGGGGAGTATACGGATGTGGTCTTTATCGTTACCTCGGGAGAGATGATGTCCATGTATGCAGCTTCCAATATCGCCGCAGCTTTGGCCAATTTCCGCAGCCGGGACTATGCCCGTTACGGAGGGCTGATCCTGAACCGGCGCAATGTGGACAAGGAGCTGGAGTTGGTGCAGCAGCTGGCGGCGGAAACTCAGGGCGAGCTTATTGCCGTGATTCCCCGGGCGGCCGAGATCCAGAAGGGGGAAGAGCAGGGCAAGACGGTTATGGAGATTTTTCCGGAAACGGAGATTGCCCAATGCTACCGCACTCTGGCCCGGCGTTTCCTCCACACAGTGGATAAGTCAACTAAGCCTCAGGTGGAGTTTTAA
- a CDS encoding nitrogenase component 1: MSKRVQNNLLYYIPNRSRSKTILRIPESHSLHICPTACGRRNAIRALQNGEKEFLSFLYIGEEDAVSGQYVENIGDAVEELLEVLEPVPKAFVLYFNCIDDFLGTDEKALLRELKSRFPGLYFTVCHINPVAADEKISQGMRKHNQMYGLLEYTEQKENSLNFIGHYVSLDPESELFTVLKEWGIVTIRELFTCETFADYQKMASSRLNLVLMPMGQVAAQNMAAKLDIPYYDNPVSYDLKEVLQHYQDLAGLLGKSCPDFGGEIRQTLLDIIVTREMVGDIPIVVDSSASMRPFALAKALLGYGFQVKAVFAPHSPREDAEEGQWLADHHPQVTVINREGVKAVAGYGLDRECLAIGYDCAFLLKARHFVNMFNDESFYGFHGIRKLMGLMGKAAARSADWEHLNEKKDEGK; this comes from the coding sequence ATGAGTAAAAGGGTTCAAAATAATCTTCTCTATTATATTCCCAACCGGAGCCGGTCAAAAACGATTCTGCGCATCCCGGAAAGCCACAGTCTCCATATCTGCCCCACGGCCTGCGGCCGCCGCAACGCTATCCGCGCTTTGCAAAACGGGGAAAAGGAGTTTCTCTCCTTTCTATATATTGGGGAAGAGGATGCGGTTTCCGGGCAATATGTTGAGAATATCGGCGATGCGGTGGAGGAGCTCCTGGAAGTGCTGGAGCCGGTGCCCAAGGCCTTTGTGCTGTACTTCAATTGTATCGATGATTTTCTGGGTACTGATGAAAAAGCTCTTTTGCGGGAGCTGAAAAGCCGTTTTCCCGGGCTTTATTTCACAGTTTGTCATATTAATCCCGTGGCGGCTGATGAAAAAATATCCCAGGGTATGCGCAAGCACAACCAGATGTATGGGCTGCTGGAATATACGGAGCAAAAGGAAAATAGCCTCAATTTCATCGGCCATTATGTTTCCCTCGACCCGGAGAGCGAGTTGTTTACTGTCCTGAAGGAGTGGGGAATTGTCACCATACGGGAGCTTTTCACCTGTGAGACCTTTGCGGACTATCAGAAGATGGCCTCCAGCCGGTTAAACCTGGTCTTAATGCCGATGGGTCAGGTTGCCGCTCAAAACATGGCGGCAAAGCTGGACATTCCTTATTATGACAACCCGGTTTCCTATGATCTAAAGGAAGTTCTGCAGCATTATCAAGATCTCGCCGGCCTGTTGGGCAAGTCCTGCCCGGATTTTGGCGGGGAGATCCGGCAGACCCTGCTGGACATCATAGTCACCAGGGAAATGGTGGGAGATATCCCGATTGTTGTGGATTCTTCCGCCTCTATGCGGCCCTTTGCTTTGGCCAAGGCTCTCCTGGGCTACGGCTTTCAAGTGAAGGCGGTCTTTGCCCCCCATTCTCCCCGGGAGGATGCTGAGGAGGGGCAATGGCTGGCCGATCATCACCCCCAGGTCACCGTGATCAACCGGGAGGGTGTCAAAGCCGTTGCCGGTTATGGCCTGGACAGGGAATGCCTGGCAATCGGCTATGACTGCGCTTTTTTGCTGAAGGCCAGGCATTTTGTGAATATGTTCAATGACGAATCCTTTTATGGGTTCCACGGTATTCGCAAGCTGATGGGGCTGATGGGCAAAGCTGCCGCCAGGTCAGCGGACTGGGAACACCTGAACGAGAAAAAGGATGAGGGGAAGTGA
- a CDS encoding nitrogenase component 1 produces the protein MERLAVYLPPFASDYSGVCSALYELNCLIIIDDASCCTRNYVTYDEPRWTESTRSTFGSNLRTIEAVLGDEERLISQTIEAAEKLKPEFIALLGSPVPAIIGRDMKGIAREIEARSGFAALGFATTGFSYYNKGISAAHLRLLQRFAVPGIPTAAGHVNILGLTPLDFSANDNSRDLIRLLEDNGFRVNVSFWMGTELDQLRRAPAAEVNLVVSQSGWAAAQYLYKNYGIPYVAAAPLGIRHSRMVLEALGQTMADKQNRIIKDAKTGTGAAWLAAGEDGAWPAAGTGALLIIGDQVMANSLRAALRQADCRQDITVASFFDLEPELALPGDLLLKSEKQLIKLLRSGAYTRLMADPLILSIPAAAGLKGHSLPHPAISSLLHWQDVPLFLGEEFEKLILSWSDGN, from the coding sequence ATGGAACGGCTAGCTGTCTATCTCCCGCCTTTTGCCAGCGATTACTCCGGAGTCTGCTCTGCGCTGTATGAATTGAATTGTCTGATCATTATCGATGATGCCTCATGCTGTACCCGCAATTATGTCACCTATGACGAACCCCGCTGGACGGAAAGCACGCGCAGCACCTTTGGTTCCAATCTAAGAACCATTGAAGCAGTGCTGGGGGATGAAGAACGGCTGATCAGCCAGACGATTGAAGCGGCAGAGAAGCTCAAGCCGGAATTCATTGCTCTGCTGGGCAGCCCTGTGCCGGCGATCATCGGCAGGGATATGAAGGGTATTGCCCGGGAGATTGAGGCGCGCAGCGGTTTTGCGGCCTTAGGATTTGCTACGACCGGATTTTCTTATTACAACAAAGGAATTTCGGCCGCCCACCTGCGGCTGCTCCAGCGATTCGCTGTCCCCGGAATCCCAACGGCTGCCGGACATGTGAATATTTTAGGCCTGACTCCCCTGGATTTCTCGGCCAATGATAACAGCAGAGATCTAATTCGTCTGCTGGAAGATAACGGCTTCCGGGTTAACGTAAGCTTTTGGATGGGGACGGAACTGGATCAACTGCGGCGGGCTCCCGCCGCGGAGGTCAATCTGGTGGTATCCCAGTCCGGTTGGGCGGCTGCCCAATACCTCTATAAAAATTACGGTATTCCCTATGTGGCGGCGGCTCCTTTAGGGATAAGGCACAGCAGGATGGTGCTGGAGGCTTTAGGGCAGACCATGGCGGATAAGCAAAATCGGATCATTAAGGATGCCAAGACGGGAACTGGTGCTGCTTGGCTGGCCGCCGGAGAAGATGGAGCTTGGCCGGCGGCAGGGACAGGGGCTTTGCTGATAATCGGCGATCAGGTAATGGCCAATTCTTTGCGGGCCGCTCTCCGGCAAGCCGATTGCAGGCAGGACATCACCGTGGCCAGCTTCTTTGACCTGGAACCGGAATTGGCTTTACCCGGCGATCTGCTGCTGAAAAGCGAAAAGCAGCTGATTAAGCTTTTGCGCAGCGGCGCTTATACAAGGCTTATGGCCGATCCGCTGATCCTCAGTATTCCCGCCGCAGCCGGGCTTAAGGGCCATAGCCTCCCGCACCCGGCCATATCCAGCCTGCTGCACTGGCAGGATGTGCCTCTTTTCCTCGGCGAGGAATTTGAAAAGCTCATTTTGAGCTGGAGTGACGGCAATTAA
- a CDS encoding molybdopterin molybdotransferase MoeA has protein sequence MSEDTNLFITRGEALELLSSSWNPEQEREWVSLKDALGRVTAKPLYSQNTMPVYRISQLDGIAVRSSDFMNGIPDTSGWVKGVDYVQADTGDDFPDEFDTVIPVEDTHYDSDGRLSLAKGLTLKAGDCVGAAGTAVRQGDLIADAQVRLTPLHLSMLALSGIYHLEVLRKPRVIYIPTGSELITAGIRPERGQTIESNSLMVTALLEQWGADVTCYPIIKDKPEELAEALDKALQAADLVLINGGSSKGAEDFNTALLRKRADLFRHGVRAIPGRPVGMAIIAGKPVINMPGPTFATFLAMDWCVSGLVHHYYGLPAPQRPKVKVSLTKALEKRPDYEFYFRLMVTGKDGGYEATPLGWDRNLPDSLLKMDAILIVPIGVAGYQAGEEVEVELMCGPEYL, from the coding sequence ATGAGTGAAGATACGAATTTGTTTATCACCAGAGGGGAGGCTTTGGAGCTGCTGTCCAGCTCCTGGAATCCGGAACAGGAAAGGGAATGGGTCTCCTTAAAAGACGCTTTAGGGCGGGTTACGGCAAAACCCCTCTACTCTCAAAATACCATGCCGGTTTACCGCATCTCCCAGTTGGATGGCATTGCCGTCCGCTCCAGTGATTTTATGAATGGCATCCCCGATACTTCAGGCTGGGTGAAAGGTGTGGACTATGTTCAGGCCGATACCGGGGATGACTTCCCCGATGAGTTCGATACGGTTATTCCCGTCGAGGATACTCATTACGACAGCGACGGCCGGCTTAGTTTGGCCAAGGGCCTTACTCTGAAAGCAGGAGACTGTGTAGGAGCGGCAGGAACAGCAGTGCGCCAGGGGGATCTGATCGCCGACGCTCAGGTCAGGCTGACTCCTTTGCACCTCAGCATGCTGGCCCTGAGCGGCATTTATCATTTGGAAGTGCTCCGGAAGCCCAGAGTCATTTATATCCCCACCGGAAGCGAATTGATTACAGCCGGAATCAGACCGGAGCGGGGTCAAACCATCGAGAGCAACAGCTTAATGGTAACCGCTTTGCTGGAGCAATGGGGAGCGGATGTGACCTGCTATCCCATTATCAAGGACAAGCCTGAGGAACTGGCGGAAGCTTTGGATAAAGCCCTGCAGGCCGCTGATCTTGTTTTGATCAACGGTGGCTCCTCCAAGGGCGCTGAGGATTTCAACACCGCTCTCCTGAGAAAAAGGGCCGATCTTTTCCGGCACGGAGTCAGGGCTATTCCCGGCCGACCGGTGGGTATGGCCATCATCGCTGGTAAACCGGTGATCAATATGCCCGGACCTACTTTTGCCACATTTTTGGCCATGGATTGGTGTGTCTCCGGTCTGGTCCATCATTATTACGGACTGCCGGCACCCCAGCGGCCGAAAGTCAAGGTCAGCTTAACCAAAGCTCTTGAGAAGCGGCCTGATTACGAATTCTATTTCAGGCTGATGGTGACCGGGAAGGACGGGGGCTATGAAGCCACTCCCCTGGGCTGGGATCGGAATCTGCCCGATTCCCTATTGAAAATGGACGCAATTTTGATCGTGCCCATCGGTGTTGCCGGGTATCAAGCAGGAGAAGAGGTTGAAGTGGAGCTCATGTGCGGGCCTGAATATCTTTGA
- a CDS encoding FecCD family ABC transporter permease yields MNNTSFSNKGESRLKIRNSEYFGVKILLLVALTVALFFGSFLVGRYPIPPQTVMDIILSQFLPIPQYWDSTLETVVMQVRLPRIALGILVGGALSVSGASYQTLFKNPMVSPDLLGVSAGAGFGAALAMINDGSWWQIQTTAFTFGMIAVIAAYIIAYVFGRQTITILILGGVVVSSLFQSLISIIKTLADTENQLPAITFWLMGGLGKGANQDVMLMLPAMVLSLALLFLFRNQINALAAGEDEAATMGVNVPLVKLIVICSSTLMTVCSVSICGIIGWVGMVVPHIARMLTGANYSKLVATSFFIGGVFLLLIDNIIRGVEGVELPLGVLTALVGTPVFVLLLSRVKKGWS; encoded by the coding sequence TTGAACAACACTTCATTCAGTAATAAAGGGGAGTCAAGATTGAAGATCAGAAACAGTGAATATTTTGGTGTCAAGATCCTGCTCCTGGTAGCTTTAACAGTGGCATTGTTTTTCGGCTCCTTTCTGGTGGGACGCTATCCGATTCCCCCCCAGACGGTCATGGATATCATCCTCTCCCAATTTTTACCCATCCCCCAATACTGGGATTCTACCCTGGAAACGGTGGTTATGCAGGTACGCTTGCCCAGGATTGCCCTCGGTATTCTGGTGGGAGGGGCCCTGTCCGTTTCCGGTGCTTCTTACCAGACCCTGTTTAAGAACCCTATGGTCTCGCCGGATCTGCTGGGCGTGTCGGCGGGGGCGGGCTTCGGAGCGGCTCTGGCCATGATCAATGATGGTTCATGGTGGCAGATCCAGACCACGGCCTTTACTTTTGGCATGATCGCCGTTATAGCCGCCTATATCATCGCTTATGTCTTCGGGAGGCAGACGATTACGATCCTGATTCTGGGCGGGGTTGTGGTTTCCAGCTTGTTTCAGTCTTTGATTTCTATTATCAAGACCTTAGCCGATACGGAAAACCAATTGCCGGCCATTACCTTTTGGCTGATGGGGGGCTTGGGCAAAGGGGCCAATCAGGATGTGATGCTGATGCTGCCGGCCATGGTGCTTTCCCTGGCGCTGCTCTTCCTGTTTCGCAATCAAATCAATGCTCTGGCTGCCGGGGAGGATGAGGCGGCCACCATGGGGGTCAATGTGCCCCTGGTCAAGCTGATAGTCATCTGCAGCTCCACCCTGATGACGGTTTGCTCCGTCAGTATCTGCGGTATTATCGGCTGGGTGGGCATGGTCGTCCCCCATATTGCCCGGATGCTTACCGGTGCCAATTACTCTAAGTTGGTGGCCACATCCTTCTTTATCGGCGGGGTTTTTCTGCTCCTGATCGATAATATCATCCGCGGTGTGGAAGGGGTTGAACTCCCCCTCGGCGTACTGACAGCTTTGGTGGGTACTCCCGTCTTTGTCCTCCTGCTGTCCAGAGTGAAAAAGGGGTGGTCCTGA
- a CDS encoding ABC transporter ATP-binding protein, which yields MLSVKSLSFHYQPERIILKDISFDLDSHEILCLLGPNGTGKTTLLRCILSLNKMKSGRITLNGLELSKISPKRRAEMMAYVPQATTVAFPYEAAEIVQMGRVVNLSLGARPSARDRKLAEEAMEKMGILHMSSYPFNEMSGGEKQMVLIARAIAQQAKILVMDEPTANLDYYNQVKMLKVIKALAEQGYAILMTSHFPDHAFLACSKAVLMRDGVIMAQGHPDEVVTTENLTRLYSTPVCVAEARLDAMDTAMKVCIPVMNN from the coding sequence ATGCTGAGTGTTAAAAGCTTAAGTTTCCACTACCAACCGGAACGAATCATCCTCAAAGATATTTCCTTTGATCTGGACAGCCATGAGATTCTTTGCCTGCTGGGGCCCAACGGGACCGGTAAAACCACTCTGCTCAGATGCATCCTTTCCCTCAATAAAATGAAAAGCGGCCGGATTACCCTGAATGGTTTGGAGTTAAGCAAAATTTCCCCCAAAAGGCGGGCGGAGATGATGGCTTATGTCCCTCAGGCTACCACGGTGGCTTTCCCTTACGAAGCCGCGGAGATCGTACAGATGGGGCGGGTCGTCAATCTGTCCCTGGGAGCCCGGCCCTCGGCACGGGATCGGAAGCTGGCTGAAGAAGCCATGGAGAAGATGGGAATTCTGCACATGAGCAGCTATCCCTTTAATGAGATGAGCGGCGGAGAAAAGCAGATGGTGCTGATCGCCAGAGCCATTGCCCAACAGGCCAAAATTCTGGTCATGGATGAGCCTACCGCCAATCTGGATTATTATAACCAAGTAAAAATGCTCAAGGTGATCAAAGCCTTGGCTGAGCAGGGGTACGCCATCTTAATGACGTCCCATTTTCCGGATCACGCCTTTCTGGCCTGCAGCAAAGCGGTGCTCATGCGGGACGGCGTGATCATGGCCCAAGGACACCCTGATGAGGTCGTAACCACCGAGAATCTGACCAGGCTTTATTCTACCCCTGTCTGTGTAGCTGAAGCCAGATTGGATGCTATGGATACCGCTATGAAAGTGTGTATCCCGGTTATGAATAATTAA
- a CDS encoding ABC transporter substrate-binding protein, with amino-acid sequence MKLKRKILALLMAALLAVSLAGCGQTSQAPANPPAAPEASTPTERTVTDMAGRTVTLPAEVKTVGTFGSIGVLNAFVETLSAGERLANEGSPSFVKSPTWEKYQYQFTPHIKNLKPFQGADNELLMENILAAKPDVCLTMSTDLTEQLEKQGLNVVQLSWTKTEDVKECITLLGEVLNQQEVAADYLKYFDDMLAKTADLTKDIKDADKKTVVYGNVSKFSQPHVIAEWWIDKAGGISVTSEAMTKANKESLTYTLEDLLKWNPDVMFVASAAEKKDVLADARLGEITAVKNGAIYIVPRIAHVWGNRTTEQPLTIMWAMNKLYPEIVTDSQLAEDISYFYSHFFKYDFNADQLKEIMGQ; translated from the coding sequence ATGAAACTGAAAAGAAAAATTCTTGCCCTGCTTATGGCGGCTCTGCTTGCTGTGAGCCTGGCCGGCTGCGGACAAACCAGCCAGGCCCCTGCCAATCCACCGGCTGCACCAGAGGCCAGCACTCCAACTGAACGCACAGTCACCGATATGGCCGGACGCACAGTGACTCTGCCTGCTGAAGTTAAAACTGTAGGAACCTTCGGCTCCATCGGCGTTCTTAACGCCTTTGTGGAAACCCTGAGCGCAGGGGAAAGACTCGCCAACGAAGGCTCCCCATCCTTTGTCAAAAGCCCCACCTGGGAAAAATATCAGTACCAATTCACACCTCATATCAAGAATCTGAAACCTTTCCAAGGTGCGGACAACGAACTGCTGATGGAAAATATCCTGGCCGCCAAACCGGATGTTTGCCTGACCATGAGTACCGACCTGACCGAACAGCTGGAAAAGCAAGGACTCAATGTGGTTCAGCTTTCCTGGACGAAGACCGAAGATGTCAAAGAATGCATCACTCTCCTGGGCGAAGTGCTCAACCAGCAGGAAGTTGCCGCCGATTATCTGAAATACTTCGATGATATGTTGGCCAAAACGGCAGACCTGACCAAAGATATTAAGGATGCCGATAAGAAAACCGTGGTTTATGGCAACGTGAGCAAATTCTCCCAACCCCATGTGATCGCCGAATGGTGGATTGATAAAGCCGGCGGCATCAGCGTGACCAGCGAGGCTATGACGAAAGCGAATAAAGAATCCCTGACCTATACTCTGGAGGATTTGCTGAAGTGGAATCCGGATGTGATGTTCGTAGCCAGCGCCGCCGAGAAGAAAGACGTCCTGGCAGACGCCCGTTTGGGTGAGATTACCGCTGTCAAGAACGGCGCCATCTATATCGTCCCCCGCATTGCTCATGTCTGGGGCAACCGCACCACCGAACAGCCCCTGACCATTATGTGGGCTATGAACAAACTCTATCCCGAGATCGTAACGGACAGCCAGCTGGCGGAAGATATCTCCTACTTCTACAGCCACTTCTTCAAATACGATTTCAATGCTGACCAGCTTAAGGAGATTATGGGCCAATAA
- a CDS encoding radical SAM protein: protein MYPNLTSEQALLILQSARNPDKAYDLFAQAAEVRDKVFGKRLWWSSGSGGIFPCLVKPRCSYCTYYTEKLFPTDVLLTGLELIESLGIQQFHISGGTDLDEGYDEQLLELVQAIKTRSGLKLEINLGPSFRQETVLELKKLGIDSVTSSLECNTPAIFARAKPGDSLERRRELLHHCEEADMPSRSMMLLGLGETDQERIEHLFYLQQFKKLYQLRLSRFMPFPGTLYKDRSRCSPWDTALITAMARLILPNLEISLAAGNSNDDIPLWYLAGGGSQLLGVSITRKEPPATPDVDVYAIGEGAYVVDKRQQVARVLEGMNLEVTCEMPDYRALQSQF from the coding sequence ATGTATCCGAATTTAACCAGTGAGCAGGCTTTGCTCATTTTGCAAAGTGCCCGGAATCCGGATAAAGCCTATGATTTATTTGCCCAGGCGGCAGAAGTCAGAGACAAAGTTTTTGGTAAACGCTTATGGTGGTCTTCAGGCTCAGGCGGTATTTTCCCTTGCCTGGTCAAGCCCCGTTGCTCCTATTGCACTTATTATACAGAAAAGCTGTTTCCCACCGATGTTTTGCTGACAGGTCTGGAACTCATTGAAAGTTTGGGGATTCAGCAGTTCCATATCAGCGGCGGAACGGATCTGGACGAAGGGTATGACGAACAGCTGCTGGAGCTTGTGCAAGCCATTAAAACCCGTTCAGGCTTAAAGCTGGAAATCAATCTGGGACCGTCTTTTCGGCAAGAAACCGTTCTGGAGTTAAAGAAACTGGGCATCGACAGCGTTACCAGCTCCCTGGAGTGCAACACGCCGGCGATCTTTGCCAGGGCCAAGCCCGGTGATAGTCTGGAACGGCGCCGTGAATTGCTGCACCATTGTGAAGAGGCGGATATGCCCAGCCGCTCCATGATGCTCCTGGGACTGGGGGAAACCGATCAGGAGAGAATTGAGCATTTGTTCTATTTGCAGCAGTTTAAAAAACTCTATCAGCTGCGTTTATCCCGTTTTATGCCTTTTCCGGGAACTCTTTATAAGGACAGGTCCCGCTGCTCACCCTGGGATACTGCTCTGATCACGGCGATGGCCCGCCTGATTCTGCCCAATCTGGAGATCAGTTTGGCGGCAGGCAACAGCAATGATGATATACCCCTGTGGTATCTGGCGGGAGGGGGCAGCCAACTGCTCGGCGTATCCATCACCAGAAAGGAACCCCCGGCGACTCCGGATGTGGATGTCTATGCCATCGGGGAAGGAGCCTATGTGGTCGATAAGCGCCAACAGGTGGCCAGGGTCCTGGAGGGCATGAATCTGGAGGTTACTTGTGAGATGCCGGATTACCGGGCCCTTCAGTCACAATTTTAA